One part of the Acinetobacter sp. XS-4 genome encodes these proteins:
- a CDS encoding ABC transporter ATP-binding protein, protein MFKNYPLLRSLALYRFIPFRFVLTATLFVIANIGLALQQYSIGHAIDTLKHGERETLFQHAITDPLNPWFWFILLASIASIRAVIQYLAGLSALTIGQQLLSILRERIFSQVQHLDVSWHWKHGLGEVLSRTTRDSDKLKEALINFWRQVFESSLVVTVTVGLLYWYHPWLGLVPLLFIFLGLWVLFKLTNQLVVLDHQVASAYEKVSDTLAESVNGIRVVKAFQLEEKLLQRFNHAVDLFIHHSIQTIKTSAKRLPIPQVIIAGSYLWVIAFGAYLIGQNQLQVGQFVAAILMANLLVFRIESIGQVLHIFADARSSATRIWQMLDEKSTIQDQQYPLTLQWRDELSIKLENVSFQDKTTKNYILKQCSVEFRAGEIVTVVGKTGSGKTTLMNLLNRFIDPTEGQVLIGSEQMGWMNIKDLSLFELRHLVQIIPQENFFFSGTLADNLRVAKQDATEQEMKETLHLASASELLQRLDHGLDTLIGDKGVTLSGGQKQRLALARSILKNSPILALDDSTSALDATTEKQVLQRLSALSDDGNHFKKTIIINSNKQTTIALSDRVIVLDQGHIIAQGTHAELVQDCFFYRELMGFQLEQQEIDA, encoded by the coding sequence ATGTTTAAAAATTATCCATTACTACGAAGTTTGGCTTTATACCGCTTTATACCATTTCGTTTCGTATTGACGGCGACCTTATTTGTTATTGCAAATATCGGGTTAGCACTTCAACAGTATTCAATCGGACATGCGATTGATACCTTAAAACATGGTGAACGAGAAACCTTATTTCAGCATGCTATCACTGATCCTTTAAATCCTTGGTTTTGGTTCATTCTACTCGCGAGTATTGCCAGTATTAGAGCTGTTATTCAGTATTTGGCAGGGTTAAGTGCATTAACCATTGGCCAGCAACTATTGAGTATTTTAAGAGAAAGAATCTTTAGCCAAGTACAGCATTTAGATGTTTCATGGCACTGGAAACATGGGCTGGGAGAAGTATTATCTCGTACAACACGTGATTCAGATAAATTAAAAGAAGCGCTCATCAATTTTTGGCGACAAGTGTTTGAGTCAAGCTTGGTTGTTACCGTAACCGTTGGGCTCTTGTATTGGTATCATCCTTGGCTCGGTCTAGTTCCTTTATTATTTATTTTTTTAGGGCTTTGGGTTCTATTTAAACTGACCAATCAATTGGTGGTTCTGGACCATCAAGTTGCATCTGCTTATGAAAAAGTCAGCGATACCTTGGCAGAGAGCGTGAATGGAATTCGGGTAGTCAAAGCGTTTCAACTCGAAGAGAAACTTTTACAACGTTTTAACCATGCTGTAGATCTATTTATTCATCATTCTATTCAGACCATCAAGACAAGTGCGAAACGACTTCCTATTCCGCAAGTGATTATTGCGGGTTCTTACTTATGGGTCATTGCTTTTGGTGCTTATTTAATTGGTCAAAATCAGTTGCAAGTAGGGCAATTTGTTGCTGCCATTCTCATGGCAAACTTATTGGTGTTTCGTATTGAAAGCATTGGTCAGGTCTTACATATTTTTGCTGATGCGCGTTCGTCTGCAACAAGAATCTGGCAAATGCTAGATGAGAAGTCCACAATTCAAGATCAACAATATCCTCTAACGTTGCAATGGCGTGATGAGTTAAGCATTAAATTAGAAAATGTCAGCTTTCAGGATAAAACAACAAAAAATTATATTTTAAAGCAATGCAGTGTTGAATTTCGAGCAGGTGAAATCGTTACTGTTGTCGGTAAGACTGGCTCAGGTAAAACGACTTTGATGAATTTACTCAATCGGTTTATTGACCCGACAGAAGGGCAAGTTTTGATTGGCTCTGAGCAAATGGGATGGATGAATATTAAAGATTTAAGCCTATTTGAATTACGTCATTTGGTTCAGATCATTCCTCAAGAAAATTTCTTTTTCAGTGGCACACTGGCAGATAATTTAAGAGTTGCTAAGCAAGATGCAACTGAGCAAGAGATGAAAGAGACTTTACATTTAGCTTCTGCATCTGAACTATTACAACGACTTGATCATGGCTTAGACACATTGATTGGGGACAAGGGCGTTACCTTGTCTGGAGGACAAAAACAACGACTTGCTTTGGCCCGTTCTATTTTAAAAAATTCGCCAATTTTAGCGTTAGATGATTCTACCAGTGCTTTAGATGCGACTACAGAAAAACAAGTTTTACAGCGTCTATCAGCACTTTCTGATGATGGAAACCATTTTAAGAAAACAATCATTATTAACTCTAATAAGCAAACCACGATTGCTTTATCTGATCGAGTGATTGTGCTTGATCAGGGTCACATTATTGCCCAAGGCACACATGCTGAATTGGTTCAAGATTGTTTTTTTTATCGAGAGTTGATGGGTTTTCAGTTAGAGCAGCAGGAGATTGATGCATGA
- a CDS encoding ABC transporter substrate-binding protein: MTTLQTQPLNTLWYTRCPVPTGLGISIQKGWLKEKFNKQQIEIKSIRESNSKDIRNSHFNHTLANSVRHGGSIPAIWAYASGQKTKVIGLSWADEVQLLLTRYDSNIKTVADLKRKRFGIPLNQDAIIDFSRAQAIRGLENALKTVNLKVSDLELVDCLRADILAAQQQQPEENDSSFYGNRNKINASAEIVALIKGDVDAIFLKGAHAAQIAHDFALHTIIDIGSHPDPILRSNNGTPRTLTVDEDFLTQYPEQAQSIVDAVLQAEQWAHAHADETHRYLAKECNSSEQWVHAAYGADAHLKLNTNFDETSIVALQDLSDFLYRWNFIPAQINVREWLAQDISIQTQVA, from the coding sequence ATGACAACACTTCAAACTCAACCATTAAACACACTTTGGTATACACGCTGCCCTGTACCAACTGGTCTAGGCATTTCAATTCAAAAAGGTTGGCTCAAAGAAAAGTTTAATAAGCAGCAAATTGAAATAAAATCAATTCGAGAGTCAAACTCCAAAGATATTCGTAACTCCCATTTTAACCATACCCTTGCCAACTCCGTTCGACACGGTGGTAGTATCCCAGCAATCTGGGCATATGCATCTGGTCAAAAAACTAAAGTGATAGGCTTATCTTGGGCTGATGAAGTTCAATTGTTGTTAACACGCTACGATTCAAACATCAAAACTGTTGCAGACTTAAAACGCAAACGTTTTGGTATTCCACTGAATCAAGATGCAATTATTGATTTCTCACGTGCACAGGCGATTCGTGGTTTAGAAAATGCCTTAAAAACAGTAAATTTGAAGGTAAGCGATCTTGAGTTAGTTGATTGTTTACGAGCAGACATTTTAGCCGCCCAACAACAACAGCCTGAAGAAAATGATTCTAGTTTTTATGGTAATCGAAACAAAATTAATGCAAGTGCAGAGATCGTGGCATTAATTAAAGGTGATGTTGATGCTATTTTCCTAAAAGGTGCACACGCTGCGCAAATTGCTCATGATTTCGCCCTGCATACCATTATTGATATTGGCTCACATCCAGACCCTATTCTACGCTCTAATAATGGAACACCAAGAACACTCACTGTTGATGAAGATTTTCTAACGCAATATCCAGAGCAAGCTCAATCGATTGTCGATGCTGTTTTACAAGCAGAACAATGGGCACATGCACACGCCGATGAAACCCATCGTTATCTAGCAAAAGAATGTAATAGTAGTGAGCAATGGGTTCATGCAGCTTATGGTGCAGATGCGCATCTGAAACTGAACACTAACTTTGATGAGACTTCTATTGTTGCTTTACAAGACTTGAGTGACTTTCTCTATCGCTGGAACTTTATTCCTGCACAAATTAATGTTCGTGAATGGCTTGCACAAGATATTTCTATTCAAACTCAAGTGGCTTAA